A window of Sutcliffiella cohnii contains these coding sequences:
- a CDS encoding YpjP family protein, whose product MPKWLKKSLVILITTLTFGMVAPPAYLLADDNNNEQSLNSYTNDRIEIKHELHTKEAFLQQVTNQALNQSYEKFGSKIGPVIKDEFNDVILPKIEYVLSQLTEQYPEEELQNLVISESPSGGHSEKIFHIYHSLTGKDIIRFHVRKDHPPLDGYYFNFHYHTHHDDFQMHHTLGSIFWSKNTPPKWMS is encoded by the coding sequence ATGCCCAAATGGCTAAAAAAATCACTAGTCATCCTAATAACGACCTTAACATTTGGAATGGTGGCTCCACCAGCTTATTTATTAGCTGATGATAATAATAATGAACAATCTTTAAATAGTTATACTAATGACCGTATTGAAATAAAACATGAGTTACATACGAAAGAAGCTTTTTTACAACAAGTTACTAATCAAGCATTAAATCAATCATACGAGAAGTTCGGAAGTAAAATTGGACCAGTTATTAAAGATGAATTTAATGATGTTATTTTACCTAAAATTGAATACGTATTATCTCAATTAACTGAACAGTATCCCGAAGAAGAATTACAAAACCTAGTAATTTCTGAAAGCCCTTCAGGTGGCCATAGCGAAAAAATCTTTCATATTTATCATAGCCTAACAGGGAAAGATATTATTCGTTTCCATGTAAGAAAGGATCACCCTCCTTTAGATGGATATTATTTTAATTTTCATTATCATACACATCACGACGATTTCCAAATGCACCATACTTTAGGTAGTATCTTTTGGTCAAAAAACACTCCTCCTAAATGGATGAGCTAA
- a CDS encoding YuzL family protein, producing the protein MAKRKKNPAKTGLSSSQVEGQGTTMEETGSVEKSSSRNKPKKH; encoded by the coding sequence GTGGCTAAACGAAAGAAAAATCCAGCTAAAACAGGTCTATCTAGCTCTCAAGTTGAAGGACAAGGAACAACAATGGAAGAAACAGGATCAGTTGAGAAATCATCAAGTCGCAATAAACCGAAGAAACATTAA